Proteins encoded together in one Streptosporangiales bacterium window:
- a CDS encoding carboxymuconolactone decarboxylase family protein: MARIPVYDVAGAPAASKDRLATLEKRHGKVLNIHGEMAHSPAVIAAYTGVQGAVAEHGTFDASTREAIALAVGAVDGCDYCQAAHTAAGLRAGLSEDQT, from the coding sequence CGCGCATCCCGGTATACGACGTGGCCGGCGCCCCCGCGGCGAGCAAGGACCGGCTCGCGACGCTGGAGAAGCGGCACGGCAAGGTGCTCAACATCCACGGGGAGATGGCGCACTCGCCGGCCGTCATCGCTGCGTACACAGGCGTGCAAGGCGCGGTCGCCGAGCACGGCACGTTCGACGCGTCCACGAGGGAGGCGATCGCGCTCGCGGTCGGCGCCGTCGACGGATGCGACTACTGCCAGGCCGCGCACACCGCCGCGGGGCTGCGCGCCGGACTGTCGGAAGACCAGACCA